Below is a genomic region from Bacillus mycoides.
AAAATATATCATAGGAAACTACAAACGAATGATTATAAAATGAATTTTCTGTAAGTTTATGGGTATTGGTATGCAATAGATGAAGAGATTAAAGTTTCACTTTATATAAGATATAGAAAGAAGCTTACGTTTTTAACGTAAGCTTCTTTTTTATGTAAGTGTGTGTAACCGTTAAGCTGCATTGGGTTTTGTCGGTGAGTACGCGGAACTTTACGGTTACACGACACTTATTCATATGAGTAAAAGGGTTATTCCAACAGAAAATTTGTAATTAAGCGATTGGACCGCCTAAGTTAATAATAGCTTCAGAAACGCTGTCGAATTTTTTGAAGTTTTCTTTAAATTCGTTTGCAAGCTCAATTGCTTTCGCCTTGTAAGCATCTTTATCAGCCCAAGTTTGTTCAGGCATTAATACTTCATCAGGTACACCTGGAACATGACGAGGTACTTCAAGGCCAAAGATGTCGTGTTTTGCAGTTTCAGCTTTAGCAAGTTCACCGCTTAGTGCTGCTTGAATCATTGCACGAGTGTAACCTAAGTTCATACGTTTACCAACGCCGTATTCGCCACCAGTCCAGCCAGTGTTTACTAAGAATACTTTCGCATCATGTTTCTCGATTTTTTCACCAAGCATTTCAGCATAACGAGATGCATCAAGCGGTAAGAACGGTGAACCGAAGCAAGTAGAGAATGTAGCTTGCGGAGATGTAACACCGCGCTCTGTTCCTGCTAGCTTACTAGTGTAACCGCTTAAGAAATGGTACATAGCTTGCTCTTTTGATAACTTACTGATTGGAGGCAATACGCCAGATGCATCAGCAGTTAAGAAAATAATTGTATTTGGATGTCCTGCAACACTTGGCAGTACGATATTGTCAATCGCATGCATAGGGTATGCAGCACGTGTATTTTCTGTTAAAGTAGTATCGTTATAGTCAGCGATGCGTGTTTGACCATCAATGACAACGTTTTCTAAAACTGAACCAAATTTGATTGCATCGAAGATTTGTGGTTCTTTCTCATGAGAAAGGTTTACACATTTTGCATAGCAACCGCCTTCAATATTGAATACACCGTTATCAGACCAACCGTGCTCATCGTCACCGATTAATTTACGGTTTGGATCAGCAGATAATGTTGTTTTGCCTGTTCCAGATAAACCGAAGAATAGTGCTACGTCGCCTTCTTCGCCTACGTTTGAAGAGCAGTGCATAGAAAGAATGTCTTGTTCAGGTAGTAAGAAGTTCATAATAGAGAAGATTGATTTTTTCATTTCTCCAGCATATTCTGTACCACCGATTAGTACGATACGTTTTTCGAATGAAACCATAATGAATGCTTCAGAATTTGTACCGTCAATTGCTGGATCTGCTTTGAAGTTTGGTGCAGAAACAATTGTGAACTCTGATTCGTGAGTTGCTAATTCTTCTTCATTTGGACGAATAAATAATTGATGTACGAACAAATTATGCCATGCATATTCGTTAACAACTTGAATTGGTAGGCGATAGTTGCGATCAGCGCCAGCAAATCCTTTGAAGATGAATAACTCTTCTTTTTCTTTTAAGTATTCTAAAACTTTTATATATAATTTATTAAAATGTTCTTCAGAGATCGGTTGGTTCACGGCTCCCCAAGCAATTTTGTCAGCAACCGATGCTTCCTTCACAATAAATTTATCCTTAGGAGAACGTCCTGTGTATTTTCCTGTTGAAGCAGAAACGGCACCAGTAGAAGTTAATTTCCCTTCGTTTCGCATTAATACTTTTTCCACTAATTGCGGAACACTTAATTGAATCTGTGCATTGCTTCCGTTCAATAATTCATGTAAACCAATTTGGACATTCACAGTACTCATATTTATATACCATCCTTTTCATTTAATGAAATATTTCTCGTAATCCCCATCAATAGTATAACACAATTATATAAATAATGTATACTATTTATTTATTTTTGTTTGTGTGAATGTATCATTTCCCTATTAATATTTCATTCTATGGGTATTGAGAAAAACTTTCAGGAAAATGTGAATATTAATTGACAAATGAATATCATTTCTTTAGTATAGGTTGGGACGGATACTCTCTTATCCCGAGCTGGCGGAGGGACAGGCCCGATGAAGCCCAGCAACCTCATTTGTAGTGGTAAATACAGGTGAATAGGTGCTAAAACCTGTGCGAGGCTAACGGTCTCGAACGATAAGAGCAAAGGGCAAAAAGCAGTATGCAAGTAGCAAATTAAACCTTTCCTCTATGTTAAGTAGGAAAGGTTTTTCTGTATGCTTGTGTGGGAGAATAAATGTATGTCGCAGTTTGTGGCAAATTAAGGATGAGTTCCGTACAATATATACAATTACTGTAGGGAGGTTTACCACATGACAAAAAAACGTCATCTGTTCACATCTGAGTCTGTAACTGAAGGACATCCAGATAAAATTTGTGACCAAATTTCTGATTCAATTTTAGATGCGATCTTAGCAAAGGACGCAAATGCACGTGTAGCTTGTGAAACAACTGTAACAACTGGTTTAGTATTGGTAGCGGGGGAAATTACGACTTCTACTTACGTAGATATTCCAAAAATCGTTCGTGAAACAATTCAAGGCATTGGTTACACACGCGCAAAATACGGATTCGATGCAGAAACTTGTGCAGTTTTAACATCTATCGATGAGCAATCTGCTGACATCGCTATGGGTGTTGACCAAGCACTAGAAGCACGCGAAGGTCAAATGACTGACGCTGAGATTGAGGCAATTGGTGCGGGAGACCAAGGTTTAATGTTTGGCTTCGCATGTAATGAAACACAAGAATTAATGCCACTTCCAATCTCGCTTGCTCACAAATTAGCTCGTCGTTTAACTGAAGTACGTAAAGATGACACATTAACATACTTACGTCCGGATGGAAAAACGCAAGTTACAGTTGAGTATGATGAAAATGGTAAACCTGTACGTGTGGATACAATTGTAATTTCTACACAACATCATCCAGATGTTACGTGGGAAGAAATCGATCGCGATTTAAAAGAGCACGTAATTAAAGCTGTAGTTCCAGCAGAATTAATGGATGGAGAAACGAAATTCTTCATTAACCCAACTGGCCGCTTCGTAATTGGTGGACCACAAGGTGATGCTGGTTTAACAGGACGTAAAATCATCGTTGATACTTACGGTGGATACGCTCGCCATGGCGGTGGTGCATTCTCTGGTAAAGATGCAACGAAAGTTGACCGTTCTGCAGCATATGCAGCTCGTTATGTTGCGAAAAACATCGTAGC
It encodes:
- the pckA gene encoding phosphoenolpyruvate carboxykinase (ATP); this encodes MSTVNVQIGLHELLNGSNAQIQLSVPQLVEKVLMRNEGKLTSTGAVSASTGKYTGRSPKDKFIVKEASVADKIAWGAVNQPISEEHFNKLYIKVLEYLKEKEELFIFKGFAGADRNYRLPIQVVNEYAWHNLFVHQLFIRPNEEELATHESEFTIVSAPNFKADPAIDGTNSEAFIMVSFEKRIVLIGGTEYAGEMKKSIFSIMNFLLPEQDILSMHCSSNVGEEGDVALFFGLSGTGKTTLSADPNRKLIGDDEHGWSDNGVFNIEGGCYAKCVNLSHEKEPQIFDAIKFGSVLENVVIDGQTRIADYNDTTLTENTRAAYPMHAIDNIVLPSVAGHPNTIIFLTADASGVLPPISKLSKEQAMYHFLSGYTSKLAGTERGVTSPQATFSTCFGSPFLPLDASRYAEMLGEKIEKHDAKVFLVNTGWTGGEYGVGKRMNLGYTRAMIQAALSGELAKAETAKHDIFGLEVPRHVPGVPDEVLMPEQTWADKDAYKAKAIELANEFKENFKKFDSVSEAIINLGGPIA
- the metK gene encoding methionine adenosyltransferase, which gives rise to MTKKRHLFTSESVTEGHPDKICDQISDSILDAILAKDANARVACETTVTTGLVLVAGEITTSTYVDIPKIVRETIQGIGYTRAKYGFDAETCAVLTSIDEQSADIAMGVDQALEAREGQMTDAEIEAIGAGDQGLMFGFACNETQELMPLPISLAHKLARRLTEVRKDDTLTYLRPDGKTQVTVEYDENGKPVRVDTIVISTQHHPDVTWEEIDRDLKEHVIKAVVPAELMDGETKFFINPTGRFVIGGPQGDAGLTGRKIIVDTYGGYARHGGGAFSGKDATKVDRSAAYAARYVAKNIVAAGLADKAEVQLAYAIGVAQPVSISVDTLGTGKVSEDVLVELVRNNFDLRPAGIIKMLDLRRPIYKQTAAYGHFGRTDVDLTWERTDKAATLKEQAGL